A single genomic interval of Gemmatimonadaceae bacterium harbors:
- a CDS encoding phosphate/phosphite/phosphonate ABC transporter substrate-binding protein, which produces MSKRHSFVLPMLALASALTLVSCSSKPATLGSPSNPIIVAFEPAGTSQQITASGQSLLDLLSKATGLTFKGVVPTSYAALTEAMGSGNAQIGWMATFNYILAHEKGYADVALITKRFGTENYGAEFLANVASGFKPAPQIPAADADLPTLLQFKGKRVCFSDEQSTSGHVVPLIFMKKAGLTDADIPTPVYAGGHTQVVEALYDGGICDYGTVFVDARSNIAPDHPDVDNKVVVVFETKPIIPNDNMSYAPDMPQALRDTITAAMLEIAGTEAGKKALNELYQIGGLVKANDTVYDEFRSYLQASGVDLSQYVK; this is translated from the coding sequence GTGAGTAAGCGCCATTCGTTCGTGTTGCCGATGCTGGCCCTCGCGTCCGCCCTGACGCTCGTCTCCTGTTCGTCCAAGCCGGCCACTCTGGGCAGCCCCAGCAATCCGATCATCGTCGCCTTCGAACCGGCCGGCACGTCGCAGCAGATCACCGCAAGCGGGCAGTCGCTGCTCGACCTCCTCTCCAAGGCCACGGGCCTCACGTTCAAGGGCGTGGTCCCCACCTCCTACGCCGCGCTCACCGAAGCCATGGGCTCGGGCAACGCGCAGATCGGATGGATGGCCACCTTCAATTACATCCTCGCCCACGAGAAGGGCTACGCCGACGTCGCGCTCATCACCAAGCGCTTCGGCACCGAGAACTACGGCGCCGAGTTCCTGGCCAACGTGGCGTCCGGGTTCAAACCCGCGCCGCAGATCCCTGCCGCCGACGCCGATCTGCCCACTCTGCTGCAGTTCAAGGGCAAACGCGTGTGCTTCTCCGACGAGCAGTCCACATCGGGGCACGTGGTCCCGCTCATCTTCATGAAGAAGGCGGGGCTCACCGACGCCGACATCCCTACGCCCGTGTACGCCGGCGGCCACACGCAGGTGGTCGAGGCGCTGTACGACGGCGGCATCTGCGATTACGGCACGGTGTTCGTGGACGCGCGCTCGAACATCGCCCCCGACCATCCGGACGTGGACAACAAGGTCGTGGTGGTGTTCGAGACCAAGCCGATCATCCCCAACGACAACATGTCGTACGCGCCGGACATGCCGCAGGCCCTGCGCGACACGATCACGGCCGCCATGCTCGAGATTGCCGGCACCGAGGCCGGCAAGAAGGCGCTCAACGAGCTGTACCAGATCGGCGGGCTCGTGAAGGCCAACGACACGGTGTACGACGAATTCCGGTCGTACCTCCAGGCGTCGGGCGTGGATCTCAGCCAGTACGTCAAGTAG
- a CDS encoding amidohydrolase, which translates to MHRRSFPALVSLVALLPFFAAGCAKHVAPADMVLRNGTVVTMDSTIANAQAVAVTGDRITAVGSDADIQRYVGPNTKVIDLQGHLAIPGFIESHGHFTGLGQDLTELDLMGVPTWQQIASMVADAAKQAKPGAWIQGHGWHQEKWKQSPGRVVEGFQTNDLINAAAPNNPVILEHASGHALIANDAALRLAGIGPNTPNPPGGRIIKDSRGRPTGILVDGAQGLMRAALARELAKRTPAQADSDFRNEIHLATQNALANGVTSFQDMGESFKTIDFIKRMVDEGDMPLRLYILVSQNEVRPDDVDSLVAHRMIDYGNGHLTVRAIGEITSDGALGSRSAWMLKPYDDDPTNTGLNVTKMSRIKEIAEIGIAHGFQISVHAIGDRANRETLDTYEAVFKEHHVKSDTLRWRIEHAQHLNPSDIPRFAQMGVVASMQGIHACSDAPYVLPRLGMQRAEEGAYVWRSLWKTGAVVTNGTDVPVEKISPIASFQCSVTRWAVGTDSAFFPDQTLTRQQALQTYTMNGAYVAFQRHEKGSLTPGKYADITVLSRDIMTVPPDSILGTKVLYTIVGGKVVYTGTDSSQSGGAKAPDR; encoded by the coding sequence ATGCATCGCCGTTCCTTTCCCGCGCTCGTTTCGTTGGTCGCGCTCCTGCCGTTCTTCGCCGCCGGGTGCGCCAAGCACGTCGCCCCCGCCGATATGGTCCTCCGCAACGGCACGGTAGTCACGATGGACTCGACCATCGCCAACGCCCAGGCTGTCGCCGTCACCGGCGACCGGATCACCGCCGTGGGATCGGACGCCGACATCCAGCGCTACGTCGGACCCAACACCAAGGTCATCGACCTGCAGGGCCACCTCGCGATTCCGGGCTTCATCGAATCGCACGGCCACTTCACCGGGCTGGGCCAGGACCTCACCGAACTGGACCTCATGGGCGTACCCACCTGGCAGCAGATCGCCTCGATGGTGGCCGATGCCGCGAAGCAGGCCAAGCCGGGCGCCTGGATCCAGGGGCACGGCTGGCATCAGGAAAAATGGAAGCAGTCGCCTGGACGCGTGGTCGAGGGGTTCCAGACCAACGATTTGATCAACGCCGCGGCGCCGAACAACCCGGTCATCCTCGAGCACGCCAGCGGACACGCCCTGATCGCCAACGACGCGGCGCTCCGCCTCGCGGGCATCGGTCCCAACACGCCGAACCCGCCCGGCGGCCGGATCATCAAGGACTCGCGCGGACGTCCCACGGGCATCCTCGTGGACGGCGCGCAGGGCCTGATGCGCGCCGCGCTGGCCAGGGAGCTCGCCAAGCGCACGCCGGCTCAAGCCGACTCCGACTTCCGCAACGAGATCCACCTCGCCACGCAGAACGCGCTCGCCAACGGCGTGACGTCGTTCCAGGACATGGGCGAGTCGTTCAAGACCATCGACTTCATCAAGAGGATGGTGGACGAGGGCGACATGCCCCTCCGCCTCTACATCCTCGTGAGCCAGAACGAGGTGCGCCCCGACGACGTGGACTCGCTCGTCGCCCACCGGATGATCGACTACGGGAACGGCCACCTCACAGTGCGCGCCATCGGCGAGATCACCTCCGACGGCGCCCTCGGCTCCCGCAGCGCGTGGATGCTCAAGCCGTACGACGACGATCCGACCAACACGGGACTGAACGTCACGAAGATGTCGCGGATCAAGGAGATCGCCGAGATCGGTATCGCGCACGGATTCCAGATCTCGGTGCACGCCATCGGCGACCGCGCCAACCGCGAGACGCTCGACACGTATGAGGCCGTCTTCAAGGAGCACCACGTCAAGAGCGACACGCTGCGCTGGCGCATCGAGCACGCCCAGCACCTGAACCCGAGCGACATCCCCCGCTTCGCGCAGATGGGCGTCGTGGCGTCCATGCAGGGAATCCACGCCTGCTCCGACGCGCCGTACGTCCTGCCCCGGCTCGGCATGCAGCGTGCCGAGGAGGGCGCGTACGTCTGGCGGTCGCTCTGGAAGACGGGCGCCGTCGTGACCAACGGCACCGACGTGCCGGTGGAGAAGATCAGCCCCATCGCCTCGTTCCAGTGCAGCGTCACGCGCTGGGCCGTGGGTACCGATTCGGCGTTCTTCCCCGATCAGACACTCACGCGCCAACAGGCGCTCCAGACCTATACCATGAACGGCGCGTACGTGGCGTTCCAGCGGCACGAGAAGGGGTCGCTCACCCCCGGGAAATACGCGGACATCACCGTGCTGTCGCGCGACATCATGACCGTGCCGCCCGACTCGATCCTCGGCACCAAGGTCCTGTACACGATCGTGGGCGGGAAGGTGGTGTACACCGGCACGGATTCGTCGCAGAGCGGCGGAGCGAAAGCGCCGGATCGGTAG
- a CDS encoding DinB family protein, whose translation MKTPSVAVLALALAAGLGAQQPAAPANPITAAFRGRITGLSRNVVQAFDSIPESRFGYKPTPAQLTIGYIAQHVAEDNYLFCNAFGDLKATIPDDERTTPDSVKAGWPKEKLMTQLRASFEFCGRALDQVTDASLAGETTLTYGGRSRSVSRAAMVLGHALDLADHYSQLANYMRLNGILPPTALPRPARGGE comes from the coding sequence ATGAAGACCCCGTCCGTTGCCGTACTCGCCCTCGCACTGGCGGCCGGCCTCGGCGCCCAGCAGCCCGCCGCCCCCGCCAACCCGATCACCGCCGCGTTTCGCGGCCGGATAACCGGGCTGTCCCGGAACGTCGTCCAAGCGTTCGATTCGATTCCCGAATCCAGGTTCGGCTACAAACCCACGCCGGCGCAGCTCACGATTGGGTACATCGCCCAGCATGTGGCGGAGGACAATTACCTCTTCTGCAATGCGTTCGGCGACCTGAAGGCGACCATTCCGGACGACGAGCGGACCACGCCCGACTCGGTGAAGGCCGGGTGGCCCAAGGAAAAGCTCATGACGCAGCTCCGGGCGTCGTTCGAGTTCTGCGGCAGGGCACTGGACCAGGTCACCGACGCGAGCCTGGCCGGGGAAACGACGCTGACCTACGGCGGCCGGTCGCGGAGCGTGTCGCGCGCGGCGATGGTGCTGGGGCACGCGCTCGATCTCGCAGATCACTACAGTCAGCTCGCGAACTATATGCGGCTGAACGGCATTCTGCCCCCGACGGCGCTGCCGCGGCCGGCGCGCGGAGGGGAGTAG
- a CDS encoding DUF2164 domain-containing protein — MAITLPADTRQKLIASIKRYFAENLDQDVGDLKAGLLLDYCLEEIGPSVYNQAVTDARAYLQDRLGDLEGVCYEKELTYWAASPSPFRKPRPPA; from the coding sequence ATGGCCATCACGCTTCCGGCCGATACGAGACAGAAGCTCATCGCTTCGATCAAGCGCTACTTCGCCGAGAACCTCGACCAGGACGTCGGCGATCTCAAAGCCGGCCTGCTGCTCGACTACTGTCTCGAGGAAATCGGCCCGTCGGTGTACAACCAGGCCGTCACCGACGCTCGCGCGTACCTCCAGGATCGACTCGGCGACCTCGAAGGCGTCTGTTACGAGAAGGAACTGACGTACTGGGCTGCGTCGCCCTCGCCTTTCCGCAAGCCGAGACCGCCCGCATGA
- a CDS encoding GNAT family N-acetyltransferase yields MMDLVWPSVEHLASYADALRRGWSADTQRQEAAADELARIEADSAAFLAAQVDPEGNGPPITLPDGSVVARLPGYRLWMWDGSFAGSIGLRWQPGTTALPPHCLGHIGYSVVPWKRQRGYATRALGLLLPLARQSGLPFVELTTDATNLASQRVIARNGGTFVEYFTKPASHGGAEGMRFRIQLS; encoded by the coding sequence ATGATGGATCTCGTGTGGCCAAGTGTGGAGCACCTTGCCAGCTATGCAGACGCGCTGCGCCGTGGGTGGTCCGCTGACACGCAACGGCAGGAAGCGGCGGCCGACGAGCTGGCGCGCATCGAGGCCGACTCGGCCGCCTTCCTCGCAGCGCAGGTCGACCCTGAGGGCAACGGTCCGCCAATCACGCTTCCGGATGGCTCGGTCGTAGCGCGCCTGCCGGGATATCGGCTGTGGATGTGGGATGGGAGCTTTGCCGGAAGCATCGGCTTGCGCTGGCAACCGGGAACGACGGCGCTCCCGCCTCATTGCCTTGGCCACATCGGGTACAGCGTCGTACCATGGAAGCGTCAGCGCGGATATGCGACTCGAGCGCTCGGCCTGCTGCTCCCGCTCGCGCGGCAATCTGGTCTCCCGTTCGTCGAGCTTACCACCGACGCCACCAACCTGGCGTCGCAGCGCGTCATTGCTCGTAATGGCGGCACGTTCGTCGAGTACTTCACGAAGCCCGCGTCTCACGGGGGCGCGGAAGGCATGCGGTTCCGGATTCAGCTATCCTAG
- a CDS encoding HigA family addiction module antitoxin, protein MRKLAPIHPGEVLLHDFIEPFGLSQYRLAHDINVPARRVNEIVHGKRAVSADTALRLARYFGTSDRFWLNLQARFDLEIQRDLLGKRLEREVAVLAPAS, encoded by the coding sequence ATGCGCAAACTGGCTCCGATTCATCCGGGTGAAGTGCTCTTGCACGACTTCATCGAGCCGTTCGGGCTTTCGCAGTATCGCCTGGCTCACGACATCAACGTCCCGGCGCGCCGCGTGAACGAGATCGTTCATGGGAAGCGCGCGGTGTCGGCCGATACGGCGTTGCGGCTGGCGCGCTACTTTGGGACGAGTGACCGTTTCTGGCTGAATCTTCAGGCGCGCTTTGACCTCGAAATCCAACGCGATCTGCTGGGGAAGCGCCTCGAGCGCGAGGTCGCCGTTCTCGCCCCGGCCAGCTAG
- a CDS encoding type II toxin-antitoxin system RelE/ParE family toxin: MIKDFASPEAERLFARDRVRRFPAQRHRIMLRKLVAVDAAERLEDLRVPPGNRLEKLHGDRAGQHSVRINDQWRVCFRWQSGNAYEVEIVDYH, translated from the coding sequence GTGATCAAGGACTTCGCGAGTCCGGAAGCGGAACGCCTGTTCGCCCGCGACCGCGTGCGGCGGTTCCCCGCGCAACGGCACCGGATCATGTTGCGGAAGCTCGTCGCCGTGGACGCTGCTGAGCGGCTGGAGGACTTACGGGTCCCGCCGGGGAATCGTCTGGAGAAGCTACACGGGGACCGAGCCGGCCAGCACAGCGTCCGCATCAACGATCAATGGCGGGTCTGCTTTCGATGGCAGTCGGGGAATGCGTACGAAGTCGAGATCGTCGATTATCACTGA